Proteins encoded together in one Argonema galeatum A003/A1 window:
- the codB gene encoding cytosine permease, translated as MNTTSEPEFNTLTPVSQDYPLSAIPADARKFIWSLAPLLIGFTLSCGTLFAGGLVGPAFPLWPDLVGLIILGNLMLGSYTAGLSYIAAKSGLSTVLMARFSFGNVGSRWVDFILSFIQISWYAWGSALIADSLNKLMDVPVYLNWLTILVCIYLCCATAYFGYRFIDWLSGFAVSTMLFLMFWILASAMSKVGGFEGLQAIQPTQQLAWGEALTIVVGTLISNATQATNNRHFANTGRTTVITTLAAFFFVNGFFIISGAFSSLLYANEDVVQVIAQEGLLFWGLLLLLLNMWTTQVNTIHAFSVAGSQIFRTNKWITFALGGATLALVLAWGGIYIMLLPYLKLLGMFIPPLGGAIMSDYWLVHRGQFPSPEARQPAFNWAGIITYPIASAIAYFYPGIKPINGFIAAVILYFVLSKIIGRGKRG; from the coding sequence ATGAATACAACATCAGAACCAGAGTTTAATACTCTCACGCCAGTCAGTCAAGACTACCCCCTGAGTGCCATTCCTGCGGATGCGCGTAAGTTTATCTGGTCGCTGGCACCTTTGCTAATCGGTTTTACCCTTTCCTGTGGCACATTGTTTGCGGGGGGTTTGGTTGGCCCAGCATTTCCCTTGTGGCCCGATCTGGTTGGCTTGATTATCCTGGGTAACTTAATGCTGGGTAGCTACACCGCGGGACTCAGTTACATTGCCGCCAAAAGTGGACTCAGCACAGTCCTCATGGCCCGGTTCAGTTTCGGCAACGTCGGTTCGCGCTGGGTTGACTTCATCCTGAGTTTCATCCAAATTAGCTGGTACGCCTGGGGTTCAGCCCTAATTGCCGATTCGCTAAATAAGTTGATGGATGTGCCTGTTTACTTGAATTGGCTGACTATTCTGGTTTGTATCTATTTATGCTGCGCTACAGCCTATTTTGGTTATCGGTTTATAGATTGGCTTAGCGGCTTTGCCGTTTCCACAATGCTTTTTCTCATGTTCTGGATTTTAGCATCCGCCATGAGCAAAGTAGGCGGTTTTGAGGGTTTGCAGGCAATTCAACCGACACAACAATTAGCGTGGGGCGAGGCATTGACGATCGTCGTCGGCACCTTGATTTCAAACGCTACTCAAGCCACCAACAATCGTCACTTTGCTAATACTGGAAGGACGACTGTAATAACTACCTTAGCTGCCTTTTTCTTTGTCAATGGCTTTTTTATCATCTCCGGGGCCTTCAGTTCCCTGCTTTACGCCAACGAAGACGTTGTGCAGGTAATCGCGCAGGAGGGATTGCTATTTTGGGGTTTGCTGTTGTTGTTACTCAATATGTGGACAACGCAAGTTAACACAATTCACGCTTTCTCTGTTGCAGGATCTCAAATATTCCGCACTAATAAGTGGATTACTTTTGCTTTGGGCGGTGCAACATTGGCGTTAGTTCTAGCTTGGGGCGGCATTTATATTATGCTGCTTCCTTATCTAAAACTGCTCGGTATGTTCATTCCACCTCTAGGCGGCGCGATAATGTCCGATTACTGGCTGGTGCATCGGGGGCAGTTTCCTTCCCCAGAAGCACGGCAACCCGCGTTTAACTGGGCTGGTATTATTACTTATCCGATCGCGAGTGCGATCGCCTATTTCTATCCCGGTATCAAGCCAATTAACGGCTTCATTGCCGCAGTCATCCTTTACTTTGTTCTCAGCAAAATCATCGGCAGAGGGAAGAGGGGCTAG
- a CDS encoding DUF4089 domain-containing protein, which translates to MTNHQSPITNHQIAEYVDLMAKLIDLPLDPEHRNGVIANMTIIAEIAQLVNEFTLPDEIEAATVFQP; encoded by the coding sequence ATGACTAATCACCAATCACCAATCACCAATCACCAAATAGCTGAATATGTCGATCTAATGGCAAAATTAATCGATTTGCCCCTAGATCCAGAACACCGGAACGGTGTAATAGCAAATATGACTATAATTGCTGAAATTGCTCAACTGGTAAACGAATTTACCCTGCCCGACGAAATCGAAGCCGCTACAGTGTTTCAACCATGA
- a CDS encoding AtzE family amidohydrolase: MSQAYPDATQIAEVVRGQEVSAKSIVAAALSRIAAQNQTLNCFTTVMADSALADAERIDREIAQGKDPGVLAGVPFAVKDLFDIAGITTLAGSKINAENPPATRDATAVARLKQAGAVLVGALNMDEYAYGFVTENSHYGATHNPHDRTRVAGGSSGGSAAAVAAGLVPITLGSDTNGSIRVPAAFCGIFGLKPTYGRLSRAGAILFAGSFDHIGPFGRSVRDIATVFDVLQGEDSADRVCTNRPIELCLPQLKLGIEGLRIAVADDYFATGAEPEALEAVAKVIGALGVKESVTIPEPDRARAAAFVITASEGANLHLKDLRSRSQDFDPATRDRFLAGALIPANWYIQGQRFRQWYRDRVRKIFENIDIIIAPTTPCIAPPIGQEKMVIAGEEILVRPNLGRFTQPLSFIGLPIISVPIQRLGDMPLGVQIIAAPYNEALVLRVAAVLESQGIVTAPVVQ, encoded by the coding sequence ATGAGTCAAGCTTATCCTGATGCTACTCAAATTGCTGAAGTAGTGCGGGGACAAGAAGTTTCCGCCAAATCTATTGTCGCCGCTGCACTGTCTCGAATTGCTGCCCAAAATCAGACGCTCAATTGTTTTACTACTGTGATGGCGGATAGCGCTTTAGCTGATGCAGAAAGAATCGATCGCGAAATCGCCCAAGGCAAAGACCCCGGTGTTTTGGCAGGTGTACCCTTCGCAGTTAAAGATTTATTCGATATCGCCGGTATAACTACCCTAGCAGGTTCAAAAATCAACGCTGAAAATCCTCCAGCTACCCGCGATGCTACCGCCGTCGCCAGACTCAAACAAGCTGGTGCTGTACTGGTGGGTGCGTTGAATATGGATGAGTACGCCTACGGTTTTGTTACCGAAAATAGCCATTACGGTGCTACCCACAATCCCCACGATCGCACTCGTGTTGCTGGCGGTTCCTCTGGCGGTTCTGCGGCTGCCGTTGCTGCTGGCTTAGTACCAATTACCCTTGGTTCGGATACCAACGGTTCCATCCGCGTACCCGCAGCGTTTTGCGGTATCTTCGGGCTAAAGCCTACTTATGGTCGTTTGTCAAGAGCAGGTGCGATATTATTTGCGGGAAGTTTCGACCATATCGGGCCTTTTGGTCGTTCCGTGCGCGATATTGCTACAGTTTTTGATGTCCTTCAGGGAGAGGATTCAGCCGATCGAGTTTGTACGAATCGTCCGATCGAACTGTGTTTGCCGCAACTGAAGTTGGGGATTGAGGGTTTGCGAATTGCCGTGGCAGATGATTATTTTGCTACGGGTGCGGAACCGGAAGCGTTAGAAGCAGTAGCAAAAGTTATCGGTGCTTTGGGTGTCAAAGAGAGTGTCACAATACCAGAACCTGACCGAGCAAGGGCAGCGGCGTTTGTAATCACAGCTAGTGAAGGTGCTAATTTACACTTAAAAGATTTGCGATCGCGATCGCAAGATTTCGATCCGGCAACACGCGATCGCTTTTTGGCAGGTGCTTTGATTCCGGCGAACTGGTATATTCAAGGACAGAGGTTTAGGCAGTGGTATCGCGATCGCGTCCGCAAAATCTTTGAGAATATCGATATAATTATCGCCCCCACAACTCCCTGCATTGCCCCTCCAATTGGACAAGAAAAAATGGTAATTGCTGGGGAAGAAATATTAGTTCGTCCGAATTTAGGTAGATTTACCCAACCCCTATCATTTATCGGTTTGCCGATAATTTCAGTGCCAATTCAACGTCTCGGAGATATGCCTTTGGGAGTGCAAATTATTGCCGCACCTTACAACGAAGCGCTAGTTTTGCGAGTGGCGGCAGTGCTAGAATCGCAAGGAATTGTGACTGCACCAGTTGTGCAGTAA
- a CDS encoding transposase — translation MTNQIADYDNPWKEAIAIYFKSFIAFFFPDIYETIDWRINYEFLDTQLQQVMRDDDIGLREADKLVKVWLMDGSETWVLIHLEVQSQYQSNFAERMYVYNSRIFGLYRKRVASLAILADEEKSWRPQEYGYEIWGCRVLLRFPVVKLLDYINEWETLEKSPNPFAAIVMAHLKTQATRQKPQERREWKASIVKTLYQRGYNRAEVRELFRLIDWMMTLPKNLETEFRQEINSYEETNKMRYVTSIERLAREEGMIEKGREDIIDVLQIRFQDLPGELVQEINQIEDVEQLKTLHRQAVTIGSLAEFQQAIDRLKS, via the coding sequence ATGACCAATCAAATAGCTGATTATGACAATCCTTGGAAAGAAGCGATCGCAATTTACTTCAAATCCTTCATTGCCTTCTTTTTTCCAGACATTTATGAAACCATTGACTGGCGAATCAACTATGAGTTTCTCGATACCCAATTACAACAAGTAATGCGGGACGACGATATTGGACTGCGAGAAGCCGATAAATTAGTCAAAGTTTGGCTAATGGACGGATCGGAAACTTGGGTGCTGATTCACCTAGAAGTCCAAAGTCAATACCAGTCAAACTTTGCCGAAAGAATGTATGTTTACAATAGCCGCATTTTCGGGCTTTATCGGAAAAGAGTAGCCAGTTTGGCAATTTTGGCAGATGAAGAAAAGTCTTGGCGACCTCAAGAATACGGATATGAAATCTGGGGGTGTCGGGTTTTATTAAGGTTTCCCGTGGTGAAGTTGCTAGACTATATAAATGAGTGGGAAACTTTGGAAAAAAGTCCCAATCCCTTTGCTGCGATCGTGATGGCGCATTTGAAAACTCAAGCAACGCGCCAAAAACCACAAGAGCGACGGGAATGGAAAGCGAGTATCGTCAAGACTCTCTATCAACGGGGATACAATCGAGCGGAGGTGCGAGAGTTATTTCGCTTAATCGATTGGATGATGACTTTACCAAAAAATCTAGAAACTGAGTTCCGACAAGAAATAAATAGTTACGAGGAGACAAATAAAATGCGTTACGTTACCAGTATTGAGCGTTTAGCCCGCGAAGAAGGAATGATAGAAAAGGGTCGGGAGGATATAATTGATGTCCTCCAGATTCGATTTCAAGATCTACCTGGGGAACTGGTGCAGGAAATTAATCAAATTGAGGATGTCGAACAACTGAAAACCTTGCACAGGCAAGCAGTTACGATCGGATCTTTGGCAGAGTTTCAGCAGGCGATCGATCGGCTCAAATCATAG
- a CDS encoding Uma2 family endonuclease gives MITTDKTLVEQPVPAVARETRVVMKGVSWETYKKLMAEVGDDRAWRIAYDRGVLEIKMPLLEHEVPKGLLESFVEAIADELGIEVLKAGSLTLEREDLTNAIEPDSCFYIQNEAQVRGREEIILPGDPPPDLAIESDYTSSSVNKEALYSALGVPELWRYTKKTLLVYQRVEGGYEQCEQSLAFPFLPITEIPSLIEQSRTIGQRSAVRLFRQRIREILDS, from the coding sequence ATGATAACAACAGACAAAACTTTAGTCGAACAACCCGTTCCGGCAGTCGCCAGAGAAACTAGAGTGGTGATGAAAGGCGTTAGCTGGGAAACTTACAAAAAATTGATGGCAGAAGTAGGAGACGATCGCGCTTGGAGAATTGCTTACGATCGAGGAGTGTTGGAAATTAAAATGCCGTTATTAGAACACGAAGTTCCCAAGGGATTGCTAGAGAGTTTTGTAGAAGCAATTGCAGACGAACTCGGTATTGAGGTACTGAAAGCTGGGTCGCTAACGCTGGAACGGGAAGATTTAACAAACGCGATCGAACCTGATTCTTGTTTTTACATTCAAAACGAAGCGCAAGTTAGAGGAAGAGAGGAAATAATTCTTCCTGGCGATCCCCCACCAGATTTAGCGATCGAATCAGATTACACCAGTTCTTCTGTGAATAAAGAAGCTCTTTATTCCGCTTTAGGCGTTCCCGAACTGTGGCGATACACTAAAAAAACGCTTTTGGTTTATCAAAGAGTTGAGGGAGGATACGAACAGTGCGAACAAAGTTTAGCATTTCCCTTTTTGCCAATTACTGAAATTCCCAGCTTAATCGAGCAAAGTCGGACAATTGGACAGAGAAGTGCAGTGCGGTTGTTTCGGCAGAGAATTCGAGAAATTTTGGATAGTTAA